The sequence below is a genomic window from Thermoflavifilum sp..
TTCCGCAATTTATTGCACAACAAGTTTTCCAGTTATGAGGTCAGTTCGACCCATTGATGCAGGCTGGAAGCGATGAGCCGGCTCAGGTGGCGGTCGGCTGCATGAGCCACGGCGAGGATCTCCTCTACGCTCACCGGTTGCAGATGATCGGGGTCGCATTCATCGGTGATCACGCTGATGGCTGTGCAGGGCAGTTTCACCTGATTGGCCACGATGACCTCGGGCACCGTGCTCATGCCCACCATGTCGGCACCTATGGTGCGCAGGTAACGGTATTCGGCGCGGGTTTCCAGGCTGGGGCCCATCACCGCAGCATATACGCCCGTTTTCAAGGCAATGCCCAGGCGGGCGGCCGTTTCGCGCATCAGCTGTTGAAAAGTGGGGTGGTAAGGCCGGCTCATGTCAGGAAAACGTTCGCCGAACGACGAATCGTGTGGACCCCGGAGTGGGTTGTCGGGGAGGAGATTGATATGATCTTCAATCAACACGAGATCGCCTTTGCGCAGGTCGCTGCGGATGCCGCCAGCCGCGTTGCTGATGATCAGCCAGCGCGCACCCAGCCGCTGCATGACCCGTACGGGAAAGCCAATCTCCTGCAGGCTGTACCCCTCGTAATAATGAAAACGACCCTGCATGACCAGTACTTTTCTGGTGCCTATCTGACCCCAGAGTAACTGCCCTTTGTGAAAAGATACCGTGGAGATGGGAAAATGCGGGATTTCCGCGTAGGGTATCAGCTTTTCGATAGCAAGATATTGAAGGGTCTGGTCGAGACCCGAGCCCAGGATAATGGCGGCATCGGGTTTTTCAATGCCTTGTTCTTGCAAAAAACGTAACGTTTCGTTTAAACGGGCGGACAAGTTTGACATAAGAAATTGAACTTTAGAAAAGAAAATTACGTAATTACATATATCCATGCATCGAAAACTGTTTTATATCATGTGTTTTGTCCTGATCGGACAACAGGTGTCGGGTTGTGAATCGACCGGGCCGGTAGCGCATCCGCTGATGACCCATTATATCGTGTTGTCTCAAAACCTGCTTTATGCCGTGCGGACGGGCGATTCCACACGAGCAGATATCGATACGCTCGCCCGGGCCAGCACACAGGAGCTGGCCCGGCAGCTGGCAGACGACGCGGCGAAAAAAGCGTTCTGGCTGAATGTGTACAATGCCTTTGTACAGATCTTCCTTCAGCACGATACCACCTTATATCAGCATCGTCCCGCATTTTTCAGCCGTAAAAGCATAGTCATTGCCGGTCATCACCTCAGCCTCGATGATATCGAACACGGCATGTTGCGGCATTCCAAAATCAAATGGAGCCTGGGATACCTCAACAAACCCTTTCCTTCTGCATTTGAAAAGCAATTTCGGGTGGATAGCCTCGACGATCGCATCCATTTCGCTTTGAATTGCGGCGCCCGGAGCTGCCCGCCTATTGCGTTTTACGACCCCGCCCACATCGACCAACAACTCGACTTGGCCACGAAAAATTATTTGTTTAACGAACTGAGTTACGACACCACCAGCCAGACCCTCTATTTGCCGGCTATCATGGGCTGGTTCCGACATGATTTCGGCGGCAAGAAAGGAATGCTTAAGCTGGTGAAAAAATGGGGTTTTGTTCCGGAAGATGCACATCCGCATATCCGGTTTAAGCCATACGACTGGACTTTATACCTTCATCATTTTCAAAACGATACACCATGAGTACCAACCATTATTACAATGCCCAGGATCTGGCCAGATTCGGACAGATCGGCGAATTCCAGCAATCGCTGGCCGACAAATTTTTCACTTATTACGGCGAAGTCTTTCAGGATGGGGCGCTCACAGCCAAAGAAAAAGCATTGATCGCGCTGGCTGTGGCTCATGCCGTGCAATGCCCGTATTGCATCGACGCCTATACCACCGAATCGTATAGCAAAGGCTGGAATGAGGCGCAGATGATGGAAGCCGTGCATGTGGCCGCCGCCATCCGTGGAGGTGCTTCGCTGG
It includes:
- a CDS encoding purine-nucleoside phosphorylase, with amino-acid sequence MSNLSARLNETLRFLQEQGIEKPDAAIILGSGLDQTLQYLAIEKLIPYAEIPHFPISTVSFHKGQLLWGQIGTRKVLVMQGRFHYYEGYSLQEIGFPVRVMQRLGARWLIISNAAGGIRSDLRKGDLVLIEDHINLLPDNPLRGPHDSSFGERFPDMSRPYHPTFQQLMRETAARLGIALKTGVYAAVMGPSLETRAEYRYLRTIGADMVGMSTVPEVIVANQVKLPCTAISVITDECDPDHLQPVSVEEILAVAHAADRHLSRLIASSLHQWVELTS
- a CDS encoding DUF547 domain-containing protein, whose translation is MHRKLFYIMCFVLIGQQVSGCESTGPVAHPLMTHYIVLSQNLLYAVRTGDSTRADIDTLARASTQELARQLADDAAKKAFWLNVYNAFVQIFLQHDTTLYQHRPAFFSRKSIVIAGHHLSLDDIEHGMLRHSKIKWSLGYLNKPFPSAFEKQFRVDSLDDRIHFALNCGARSCPPIAFYDPAHIDQQLDLATKNYLFNELSYDTTSQTLYLPAIMGWFRHDFGGKKGMLKLVKKWGFVPEDAHPHIRFKPYDWTLYLHHFQNDTP
- a CDS encoding arsenosugar biosynthesis-associated peroxidase-like protein; protein product: MSTNHYYNAQDLARFGQIGEFQQSLADKFFTYYGEVFQDGALTAKEKALIALAVAHAVQCPYCIDAYTTESYSKGWNEAQMMEAVHVAAAIRGGASLVHGVQMMNKVKEISM